TACATGTGATAGACAAATCACCAAATGACAGCCTTCTTCCTCTTTTAGCTTTTTAGCATATTCTTGAGAAACGTCTAGGGCATCATTGTACTTTGTCTCTTTGTACATTTTCTTGTCAACGAGACCATCCAAAGAAATTCCGACAGCAAATACACCTACTTTGATTCCTTTCTTATTAAAAATCTTATAAGGCTTGAATTGTCCCTCAAGAGTCGTATTTGAGAAGTCATAATTTGCGTTCAGAATTTCAAAATTGGCATTTGGAAGTTGCTTTTTCAATCCTTCCAAACCATTGTCAAATTCGTGATTTCCAATAGTTCCTGCATCGTATCCCATCTGACTCATTAGCTTGTACTCCAATTCTCCACCAAACATGTTGAAGTATGGCGTGCCTTGAAATACATCTCCAGCATCAAGAAGTAGAATATTATCTTCTTGTTCACGGATTTGCTTGATCAAGCTAGCTCTGCGAGCAAATCCACCAAGTCCTGCATATTTCGGGTGATCGGCTGGGAATGGGTCAATGTGACTATGTACGTCGTTGGTGTGAAGGATACATAGTTTCTTTGAGCCGTCTGCAGCTAACAGACTTGGAAGAGGAGTTAGGCTAGCGAGAGCTGTAGCTCCAAGTATATTTTTAATAAATTGTCTTCTTTCCATGATAATAGTAAGGTTAATTGAGTTCTTTGTAACGACCATCTAATTCGACATCGATGCTCTCTTTTGTGAGGCAATACTGTTTTACAGCTTCACGAAGTAAGATATCTGTAGCTTCAACATGCTCGACATCTTTAAAGAAAGCCATTCCTCCGCCTCCTCTTTGTAGGTAATCAATTGTTGCAACTCTGTAGACCTTATTATGATCGAAAGGCTTGCCGTCTATCTCAACTTCATAACTATCTGAAGAAACTACCATTGTCATGTTAGCAAATGGTTCGCCATGTCTTCTGACAATAAAGTCAAACATATTTTCTAGTTGTTTGCCTTTCATCTCAACAATTACAAGACGATTATCAAACGGAAGTAAGGTGATTAGCTCTCCTCTAGTGAAATCACCTTGGGCAACAGCATCACTTCGCATACCTCCCAAGTTGAGTAGGGCAAAATCTATGGTAGAGTCAACCTCTGTCTTTACATAATTGAAAAAGGCATCGGTTACAAAATTTCCGAGTGTACTTTCTCCTTTACTACTTTCTAAATTTCTAGCAATATGAGTGATGGATCTACTCATCTCTTCCTCCAAAGATTCTCTGAATGGTGCAATAAAGCTCTCCATAGAAGCATCTGCAGTAATTGAATTATCTTGAGGAATTAGGTTTCCTTCAATCTTTTGAGATGAACTAGTCTGTTGTACTACCTTATTTGGGGCACTACAAGCACTCCAGAGCACAAGACCTAATACAAATGTTAGTAGTTTGTTCATTTTTAAGAAATGTAATATTGTGTTTCTGCAATGATAGATATAAATCTTTGAAGATAGAACATTAATTAGAATTGTTAATAGACTTACAATAAAATGTTCATTTACAGAACAAAAAAGAGTATCGGTATAGACCAATACTCTTTCAATTATTATCTAATCATTTATATTTTAATCAAAATCGAGTCATCAACTTATTTATCAGATTAATAGAGGTCATAATCTGAACTAGAGTCACTTCCTTTTCCTCCTTTTGACTTTCTTTTTCCACTAAAGGCATTTTTCAGTTCGCCGAAAGTATAAGAGAAAGAGATGTAAGCAATCTGAGATTCTCTCTTGAAGTCTCGGTATTGCGCATAGGTTTCATCATAGTTGTACACATTTCCTTGCCATATATCCAGTGGGTCAGAGACTGAGAGTGTCAATGTTCCTCGGTTTTGTAATACTTTTTGCTGTAAGCCCAAGTTCATAATTGTCATACTACCAAATTCTCCTGTCGGAACTTGTTTTGGAGCGTTGTAGCTTACAGAAGCTTGTAAACTAGCTCCTTTCCAGAGGTTAAAACGGTTATTGACTTTTAAACTCCAAGAGGTACCGCTGTTGCTTAGGTCTGTGCCACTTTCATCTTCATGCCCCTCATAAACTTGATAAAAATAATTGAAGCTACCATCTATGTTCCACCAAGAAGTCAGTTGGCTATTCGCTATAAGTTCAAATCCTGTATTGGTTCCTTGTGCTAGGTTTGCGTAAGTACTCATGATGGTATCGGCAGCTACAGCATAGCTTACACGAGTGATAGCATTGTCGGTGTATTTGTGATAAACAGCACCAGTAAGTGTCAGTTTATTCCAAGATTTAGTATATCCGATCTCATAAGAATCAGCGAATTCTGGTTCTAGATATGGATTACCTTGTCTGAGGTTTTCTGGGTTTGACTGATCGATATAAGGATTCAGCATTCGATGATTTGGACGATTGACTCTTTTGCTATAAGAAAACATCAATTCAGATTCGTTATCGAATGTTTTACTAATGGCAAAACTCGGATAGATTTTGAAGTAAGGATAATCAAATGCTTCACCAGTAGTTTTCAATTCAGAATTGATATATGCCTGTTCAATTCTTAAACCAGCATCTACGCGAAGACTAGGTAAGACCTCTCCACTTACCAATCCGTAAGCTGCGTAGATCTGCTGGTCATACAAAAAATTGTTATCTAGTCTAGTATCTCGAATCAAAGAACCATCAGAAGCTCTGTTATAGGCTATAAAATCTTCTTCGGAGCTATTTAGGGTAATCATAGTACCTGCTTCTAGTTTAAATCGATCACCTAAAGGTTGTGTATAATCAATTTGGAAGTTCGCCATTTTCATATCACCCCTAATGTCATTGAAAGTTTGTGTACTACCAAAGTCTTGCGTACCGCCATTGTTCCCTTCAGAGTAAGATGCCGATATTTCTAGGTTTTGAGCTGGGTTTACGAATTTCTTTTGATAAGACAGGCTGACTTCTGCCATCTGATTTTCATTATTCATAAAGTTATCAGAGGTAGTTGTCGAGCCATTCTGATCGATGTTTGTTTGTAAAGTTTTTCGATCCATATTGAAGGAATTGAATTTACCTCCAAGCGTGATCGAATTATATTTATTAAACTGATATCCAATTCCTGTAGTGAACATATGAGCGTTACGTGTATGATTACCTGTCGAGTTTTGGTCAGAAGTAGAAATAATATTTCCATTTTCATCAAAACTTTCTCGGTAAGCATTTGACTCCATCCAACGTTGGTCTGAACGGAAAGAATAATTCGCATTTACATTGAATTTTCCTTGATAATGGCTTAGCCCAAGAGTTGTGTTGTACTTATCTCCCGTACCCGCAGAAACTTTTACCATTCCTTGTGTCCCTTTGAGCTTTTCTTTTTTGAGTTTGATATTCAAGATACCCGACATTCCTTCAGGACTATATTTGGCAGAAGGATTTGTAATGACTTCAATACTCTCAATACTTTCAGATGGAATCTGTTCCAAATAGTCGGAACTACCCAATACAGAGGGTTTGCCATCTATGAATATTTTCACATTAGAATTTCCTCTTAATGATATATTTCCATCAAGATCAACATCAATAGAAGGTACATTAGAAAGAAGTTGTAGGGCATCGCTACCTGTAGAACCCAGATCGGCAGCAACGTTGAAAGAACGTTTTTCTAAGCCCGCAGAAACTATTTCTTGTTCGCCTACTACCACAACTTCATTCAACTCTTGAGCTGAAGATGAGAGTATGATTTTTCCAATATATTTTTTATAGTTATCGGGCTTAAAACCTATCATGTTGGGGTAGGTGTAATTGTCATATCCTACTAAACTTACTTTCACTTGGTATCTGCCAAAAGGAATTTCATTAATACTAAATTTCCCTTCGTCATCGGCTAGAGCGCCAGTCACCAATTTTGTGGTATCTCGCATACTGAAGAGAGAAATTGTGGCAAAGGCAAGTCCTTCCGATGTTTGTTCATCGATAATTTGTCCACCCAAAACACCAATTTTTGGCCTTTCTCTTCCTTCCATGCCTTGAGGACGACCTTGTGCCCAAGTAAATGTTGGAAGCAGTGATAAAATGAAAAGTAGAAGTTTGTTTGACATTGTTGACACCGATTTTTATTTCTGATAAAACAAAGGTGTTTAGTCTCTCTTAGTACAAAAAATAAAATCAACGAACGTAATATTTCATTCAATGAATAGAGGATTAGGCTGTAGGAGGGAAATGTCAATATTGGATGTTTACATTTGTTTTTTAGTGAATAATAGAATTTGGGTATTGGATAAAAATAAGTGGAAGTGGTGTTATAAGAGTAATGTGTCTCTTAATTCTAGCCCTATGAAAACTATCTACTATCTACTGACCATACTATTGATTACCTCTTGCACCACAGCTCAGATCAGTTCAGACTACCAAGCTTACACTGATTTTCAGCAGTACAATTCATTCAATTTCAAATCGGACTTTTCACCTCAAGAAATGAATGAATTTGATCAAGCACGTTTCAAAAGAGCAATTTCTCATTCTTTGGCAGACAAAGGTTACTTTGAATCTGAAGCCCCAAAAATGATGATTGATATGAATGTTTCTACAGAAACGAAACAAAGAGTGGTGACTTATAACAATCCGTCTTATTATGCTTACGGACCTAATTTCGTTTATGGAAACTGTGGTCCTTATGGCGGAATAAGTAGTTACTATTTTGCTGGACCTAATTTTTACAGATACCCTTATGCTTATCGTGGTGGCTTTGCAGGCTATGGATTGACGCCTCAGCAAGAAGTTGTAGAATATGAAGAATGGACACTCGTTGTTGACTTCTATGATGCTGATAATGCGACCTTGATTTGGCAAGGAAAAATGGTGATTGAAGACCTTGATTTGGACACTTCTCCTAAGCGAAAAGAACAATTGATTAACCGTTATATGGAAAAGCTTTTGAAACAGTATCCACCTGAATCATAGGTTGTTTAGAAGTATTGAGTATCATCTTTTTACTCCCAATTATTCTTTTCATAGATTTGAATATTTTTTGATTCAAACATATATGGAAATGAATAAACACATTGCGGTTTTTGATATAGACGGTACACTCAGACAAGTAGTAGACCCTTGGATGCTTTTGCACAATCATCTGAATACAGCTGAGAAAGGAGCTGAAATTTATAAGGCTTGGGCTGCAAATGAAATCAGCTATGACAGAATGTGTGAACTAGATGTGGCTTTGTGGAAAGGCATTTCTAAAGAGAAAATGTTGGAAGCTTTAGCCACCAATCCTATACGAAAAGGAGCTAAAGAACTAGTGAGCTGGTTTAAAGAAAGAGGCATTACTTGTATCGGGATAAGTACAGGCTTATCATTTCTCAATGAAATAACAGCAAAAGAGTTGGGTTTAGATGAAGTCTATTCCAATGAAGTATTGTTTGAAAATGGCATTTGTACAGGGCAAATGAATATCCATGTAAGAGAGGAAAGCAAGGATGAAACTTTGGTAAATGCGCTAAAGAAACACCAAATTGACGGAGATGTTTTTGCCTTTGGAGATGGCCCTGCAGATGTGAAACTATTCTTGAATGCAGACTTTTCTGTGGCTGTTTTTCCTAGAAATGAAAAAATAGCTGAATGTGCTGATATCGTTGTTGCAGAAGAACCTCTTCATACGGTTTTAGAGCAATTGGAAGAGACTTTCGTCTAATTTTAAATTTTCATGAAACTTGTTCTTTACAAGTTTCGTAATTACCTTTAATTAGACATTTGTCTAAATATCTAAAGAAGTGATTGATGAATGCATTATTTAAAGCCTTAAACGATCAGACAAGAAGGCGAATTTTAGAACTATTGAAAGATAAGGATCTGACAGCAGGAGAAATTGCAGATGAGTTTGAGATGAGTAAACCAAGTATTTCACATCATCTAGACTTACTCAAGAGAGCTGATTTGATCTATTCGACACGTAAAGGACAGCACATATTGTATTCTTTAAATATGACTGTATTCGATGATATAATCAATTGGTTATTACATTTTAAAAATCCAAAAACATGAAAAACTCAAAACTAAACGAAGGGCTTATTCTTCTTTTTACCATAGTGCCACTGATCTACCTTTTTATAGTCTTTGATCAATTATCTGAGCAAGTACCTATTCATTTCAATATAAAAGGAGAAGCAGATAATTTTGCTGATAAAAGCTCAATGTGGTGGATTGTCGCACTGATGATGTTTGGGACTTATCTCTTGATGAAGGTAATACCTTTCATTGACCCAAAGAATAAGAATAATATTGGGGCTTCTTATCCCAAATTCAGGTTAATGATGGCAATGTTTATGAGTGCTTTGGCTTGTTTCATTATTCGAGTAGGGCATGTAGGTACAATAGGTATGGGAATGGACAATGTATTGGCTATTCTTTTATCAGTAATGATGATTGGTCTTGGGAATTATCTCACGACTATAAAACCCAATTATTTTGTAGGCTTGCGTACACCTTGGACTTTGGAAAATGAAACAGTGTGGAGAAAATCTCACCGAATGAGTGGGAAATTAGGTTTTGCTTTGGGCTTTGTTGCGCTCTTTTTGACTTTGTTATTATCGTCAAAAATTAAAGTATTGGTGGTTGTCGGCATTATGTTGATTTGGGCATTTTATTCTATTTATTATTCTTATAAAGTGTATCAGCAAGAAAAATAAGTCGAAGTAGTTACTTCATTATTCTAAAAATGTTAGATTTTGCCCCATAACGAAGAACAGTAAAAAAATGAAAAAGAGAATAGGGTATATCTTTTTGTTGTGGGGACTTACTTTTTTAGCTCAAGCGCAGTTTCAGATTACACCAGGAACATCACAAAATACACAAACAGAAGAGGAGGATGAAGAGAAAGTAGACCTTGATATCTTTGCACCAGATGACCATCGTAAATATCAATTTGTAAAGAAAAATGGAAAAGAATTCTCTTTAAGTACGCCTTATCATACCATAAGAACGCACCTTTCTTTTTTGAGTAGTGAAAACTATGAGCCTGAGATTTCGGCAATGACCATTTTTATGGGAC
The sequence above is drawn from the Sediminitomix flava genome and encodes:
- a CDS encoding 5'-nucleotidase C-terminal domain-containing protein; the protein is MNKLLTFVLGLVLWSACSAPNKVVQQTSSSQKIEGNLIPQDNSITADASMESFIAPFRESLEEEMSRSITHIARNLESSKGESTLGNFVTDAFFNYVKTEVDSTIDFALLNLGGMRSDAVAQGDFTRGELITLLPFDNRLVIVEMKGKQLENMFDFIVRRHGEPFANMTMVVSSDSYEVEIDGKPFDHNKVYRVATIDYLQRGGGGMAFFKDVEHVEATDILLREAVKQYCLTKESIDVELDGRYKELN
- a CDS encoding DUF4136 domain-containing protein; translation: MKTIYYLLTILLITSCTTAQISSDYQAYTDFQQYNSFNFKSDFSPQEMNEFDQARFKRAISHSLADKGYFESEAPKMMIDMNVSTETKQRVVTYNNPSYYAYGPNFVYGNCGPYGGISSYYFAGPNFYRYPYAYRGGFAGYGLTPQQEVVEYEEWTLVVDFYDADNATLIWQGKMVIEDLDLDTSPKRKEQLINRYMEKLLKQYPPES
- a CDS encoding autorepressor SdpR family transcription factor gives rise to the protein MNALFKALNDQTRRRILELLKDKDLTAGEIADEFEMSKPSISHHLDLLKRADLIYSTRKGQHILYSLNMTVFDDIINWLLHFKNPKT
- a CDS encoding HAD family hydrolase, encoding MNKHIAVFDIDGTLRQVVDPWMLLHNHLNTAEKGAEIYKAWAANEISYDRMCELDVALWKGISKEKMLEALATNPIRKGAKELVSWFKERGITCIGISTGLSFLNEITAKELGLDEVYSNEVLFENGICTGQMNIHVREESKDETLVNALKKHQIDGDVFAFGDGPADVKLFLNADFSVAVFPRNEKIAECADIVVAEEPLHTVLEQLEETFV
- a CDS encoding TonB-dependent receptor domain-containing protein, encoding MSNKLLLFILSLLPTFTWAQGRPQGMEGRERPKIGVLGGQIIDEQTSEGLAFATISLFSMRDTTKLVTGALADDEGKFSINEIPFGRYQVKVSLVGYDNYTYPNMIGFKPDNYKKYIGKIILSSSAQELNEVVVVGEQEIVSAGLEKRSFNVAADLGSTGSDALQLLSNVPSIDVDLDGNISLRGNSNVKIFIDGKPSVLGSSDYLEQIPSESIESIEVITNPSAKYSPEGMSGILNIKLKKEKLKGTQGMVKVSAGTGDKYNTTLGLSHYQGKFNVNANYSFRSDQRWMESNAYRESFDENGNIISTSDQNSTGNHTRNAHMFTTGIGYQFNKYNSITLGGKFNSFNMDRKTLQTNIDQNGSTTTSDNFMNNENQMAEVSLSYQKKFVNPAQNLEISASYSEGNNGGTQDFGSTQTFNDIRGDMKMANFQIDYTQPLGDRFKLEAGTMITLNSSEEDFIAYNRASDGSLIRDTRLDNNFLYDQQIYAAYGLVSGEVLPSLRVDAGLRIEQAYINSELKTTGEAFDYPYFKIYPSFAISKTFDNESELMFSYSKRVNRPNHRMLNPYIDQSNPENLRQGNPYLEPEFADSYEIGYTKSWNKLTLTGAVYHKYTDNAITRVSYAVAADTIMSTYANLAQGTNTGFELIANSQLTSWWNIDGSFNYFYQVYEGHEDESGTDLSNSGTSWSLKVNNRFNLWKGASLQASVSYNAPKQVPTGEFGSMTIMNLGLQQKVLQNRGTLTLSVSDPLDIWQGNVYNYDETYAQYRDFKRESQIAYISFSYTFGELKNAFSGKRKSKGGKGSDSSSDYDLY
- a CDS encoding bifunctional metallophosphatase/5'-nucleotidase gives rise to the protein MERRQFIKNILGATALASLTPLPSLLAADGSKKLCILHTNDVHSHIDPFPADHPKYAGLGGFARRASLIKQIREQEDNILLLDAGDVFQGTPYFNMFGGELEYKLMSQMGYDAGTIGNHEFDNGLEGLKKQLPNANFEILNANYDFSNTTLEGQFKPYKIFNKKGIKVGVFAVGISLDGLVDKKMYKETKYNDALDVSQEYAKKLKEEEGCHLVICLSHVGYNYRNPEIVSDTKIAANSEHIDLIIGGHTHTFLTTPDKVKNKNGKEVMIVQTGWAGINLGRVDINFDQRLGVKEINGGYSSIC
- a CDS encoding SdpI family protein, encoding MKNSKLNEGLILLFTIVPLIYLFIVFDQLSEQVPIHFNIKGEADNFADKSSMWWIVALMMFGTYLLMKVIPFIDPKNKNNIGASYPKFRLMMAMFMSALACFIIRVGHVGTIGMGMDNVLAILLSVMMIGLGNYLTTIKPNYFVGLRTPWTLENETVWRKSHRMSGKLGFALGFVALFLTLLLSSKIKVLVVVGIMLIWAFYSIYYSYKVYQQEK